The genomic window GCGAGCCCTTCATGCCAACACAGGCGCCTACAGGATCAACATCTGATTCAGTGGAGGTAACAGCGATTTTCGCACGCGCGCCGGGTTCTCTGACAACCCCCATAATCTTGACTATACCTTCGGAAATCTCAGGAACTTCCATTGTGAAAAGTTTTGCGAGAAACTCATTACAGGTTCTGCTCAAAATCAGTTGTGGATCCCGGACCGTGTGTCGAACGTCAAGAAGATAGGCCCTGATGCGGTCCCCCTGCCGATATGATCTCCGGGGCATCTGCTCACTGCTTGGCAAAATCGCATCGGTGCGTCCAAGGTTTACAATGATATTTCCTCGTTCAAATCGCTGAACTATACCATTGATGATTTCCCCTTTTCGATCCTTGTAGAGTTCAAAAATAACATCCCTTTCAGCATCCTTCATTTTCTGGATAATTACCTGTTTTGCTGATTGGGCGGCAATCCTCCCCAAGTCGGCGACATTCTCCATCTTACTGCCTAAATCATCATCTATCTGGACATCAGGATCAAGAACTATGGCATCTTCAAAAGATATCTGGGTCTGGTCATCTTCAACTTTCTCAACTACGGTTCGAAACTGGAATAACTCCACTTCTCCCAGCTCATCGTTGAATCTTACTTCCAGATCTCGCCGCGCTCCGAACTTCTTTTTTGCGGCAGACAAAACGGCATCCTCAAGGGCCTCAACTAAAAGGTTGCGGTCAATACCTTTATCCCTGCTGATCTGATCAATTATTCTTTTCAAATCCGAAAGCATCACTTTTCTCCGCTATATGATTAAACCAAATATGATCACAATGCATAGGTAACTTGCAAATTATTTTCTTGCGGCTGCATAAATCCGAAGCCGGTCCCTTTATTAGGGGTTGACTCAAACACCATTATCCGACAGGCCTAAAATCTGATTACCAGTTTCGCCTTGGAGATCAAATCAAAATCAATCTTCACCAAACCTTTACCGGTTTGCAAGGATAATACACTATTCTCAAAATTTTCAATAATACCGACATGGACATTATCGCCATCAACTGGCTCAGAAGTTATTACCTTTACTTCTTTCCCCTTGGAACGAATAAAATCCTTTTCTTTCACAAGAGGCCGGTCAAGGCCGGGTGATGTCACCTCCAGGTTATATGCCTGGTCAATCAGGTCTTCGACTTCGAGAATATGCGCGACCTGTCGGCTCACACCAGCACAGTCATCAATGGAAACGCCTTCTGCCTTATATATAATAATTCTGAGCACTATCCCGCTAGGCTCACGCCGGTATTGAACCTCAACCAGCTCAAGGCCCAGGTCTGCAACTATTGGTTGCACGAACTTTTCAATGGCAGTAATTATTTCCGGCTGAGCAACAGCACCGGTATCCTTCTTCGTCATTTATATTCTCAGCTTCGAACCAGTTTGCCCGTCTGGACACACAAGGTATTTTTTGCATATATAATTTAACGTTGTTCTTTCTTCGATATTAAAATAAAAAAAGCGGGCAACTGCCCACTTTCATCCCCGCATGAACCAACTCGCTGGACCATAATCCAACAACGCGGATTCCACCAGAACAGTAAAAACGCTTTCTGGATATAACACGCAGAAAACGTTGGCCCCAGAGGAATATAATCACGCCGGACAACGCAGATGGCGTCAAGCTTCGATTACTTGGAGCGGACAACGGGATTCGAACCCGCGGCACCAAGCTTGGGAAGCTTGTACTCTACCAGCTGAGCTATGTCCGCTCAAAACCAATGCGATACTATACAGCAATTTTATTTCTTGTCAAGAAAACACAAAAAAGAGGCGTATTCAACCGTAAGAAAACAGAACCTAGTTTCCAGGCATAACGGTGATTACATTAACCGCAGCTGTTGCCATATCGACAATCTTTGAAGGAAGAACACCCATGGCAATGATAATAATCATTAAGGTGATGCTGACAGCCCATGTCACACCGTCAACCGGTACGGCAGGGCGATCTTCTGGATCAGTTGTGTATGAGACACGAACCACGGAAAGATAATAATATATTGCTATTGCGGTGTTTAAAGCCGCCAGAATAACAAGAATCAAATGGCCTTGTTTCAATGCCCCGGCAAGAAGCATGAATTTCCCCATAAAACCAACAAAGGGAGGAATTCCGGCTAGGGCAAACATCCCCACACCTAGAGTTAAGGCCAATAAAGGAGCCCGCTGATGCAGGCCGCTCAAATCATCAATCGTAACATTTTCACCCTCGCGAGAAACTTTACAGATAACCAGAAAGCAGGCCATATTCATTACCAGATAACCGATAATATAATATATGGCCGTGGCGTACCCGGAATCCTTGAGGGTAAGAAGACCAATCAGCACAAACCCCGCATGGGCAATACCTGAAAAGCCAAGTAAACGTTTGATATCTTTCTGCACCAGGGCAATCAGGTTTCCATAGAACATGGAACCCACAGAAAGTATCATCAGCATGGTAACTATTATATCACTGCTGGGAGAGACAAGAGTTATAACTCGTATGAGCATTGCAACAGCCGCAATTTTAGGTATGGAGGCGATAAATGCGGTGGTTTCATTGGATGCCCCCTGATAGACATCTGGCACCCAGAAATGAAACGGAAAAACTGCGAGCTTGAAAAAAAAGCCTCCCATAAACATGGCAATAGCGACAATCGCCACAGGCATGGTGTACATCTGATGCAGTTTCGGAATCATTTCAACAAAATAGGTTGATCCGGTCAGTCCAAAGAGATAACTCATACCGAAAAGCATGATCCCTGTTGCAACAACCCCAAAAAGTATATATTTGATCGCCGACTCCAT from Pseudomonadota bacterium includes these protein-coding regions:
- the nusA gene encoding transcription termination factor NusA, whose product is MLSDLKRIIDQISRDKGIDRNLLVEALEDAVLSAAKKKFGARRDLEVRFNDELGEVELFQFRTVVEKVEDDQTQISFEDAIVLDPDVQIDDDLGSKMENVADLGRIAAQSAKQVIIQKMKDAERDVIFELYKDRKGEIINGIVQRFERGNIIVNLGRTDAILPSSEQMPRRSYRQGDRIRAYLLDVRHTVRDPQLILSRTCNEFLAKLFTMEVPEISEGIVKIMGVVREPGARAKIAVTSTESDVDPVGACVGMKGSRVQNVVQELQGEKIDIVPWSPDPARFVSNALAPAQISLVVVDDEKKTLLVVAPDDQLSLAIGRQGQNVRLASALLGWKIDVKSEQRYAKLVEEGYQSLLAVEGVNDNLADNLYDAGFSSMQELASASIASLSQVEDVDEAKATELISDAKIAVENKPVEESVSEDVTDESGTDSAPTEEQKKQG
- a CDS encoding ribosome maturation factor RimP; the protein is MTKKDTGAVAQPEIITAIEKFVQPIVADLGLELVEVQYRREPSGIVLRIIIYKAEGVSIDDCAGVSRQVAHILEVEDLIDQAYNLEVTSPGLDRPLVKEKDFIRSKGKEVKVITSEPVDGDNVHVGIIENFENSVLSLQTGKGLVKIDFDLISKAKLVIRF
- a CDS encoding NADH-quinone oxidoreductase subunit N, which produces MNLALFAPELFLLFGSLVLFLISLGKSNAKSARNATIFIALINVVICLSTMGQNGTLFYEAYQVDLFSQFFKVVISAGFAFVVLFGCDLKGINKDIRAEYYLFMMLSTLGLVMLVSCVELLAMFIALELSSFSLYLLVPMRDDRAGLKIQMESAIKYILFGVVATGIMLFGMSYLFGLTGSTYFVEMIPKLHQMYTMPVAIVAIAMFMGGFFFKLAVFPFHFWVPDVYQGASNETTAFIASIPKIAAVAMLIRVITLVSPSSDIIVTMLMILSVGSMFYGNLIALVQKDIKRLLGFSGIAHAGFVLIGLLTLKDSGYATAIYYIIGYLVMNMACFLVICKVSREGENVTIDDLSGLHQRAPLLALTLGVGMFALAGIPPFVGFMGKFMLLAGALKQGHLILVILAALNTAIAIYYYLSVVRVSYTTDPEDRPAVPVDGVTWAVSITLMIIIIAMGVLPSKIVDMATAAVNVITVMPGN